The following coding sequences are from one Lolium rigidum isolate FL_2022 chromosome 6, APGP_CSIRO_Lrig_0.1, whole genome shotgun sequence window:
- the LOC124666661 gene encoding VAMP-like protein YKT61 produces MKITALLVLKSPGDPASASSAGAEQKQQQAVVLANASDVSRFGFFQRPAAREFIVFVARTVALRTAAGSRQTVQHEEYKVHCYNPSGLCAVIFTDDHYPVRSAHSVLIKVLEEYQKNFGESWRTAEEDATQPWGYLDDALTRYQDPAEADKLLKIQRDLDETKIILHKTIDSVLERGERLDSLVAKSSDLSAASQIFYKQAKKTNSCCTIL; encoded by the exons ATGAAGATCACGGCGCTGCTGGTGCTCAAGTCTCCCGGCGACcccgcctccgcctcgtcggcGGGCGCAGAGCAGAAGCAGCAGCAGGCGGTGGTGCTGGCGAACGCGTCGGACGTGAGCCGCTTCGGCTTCTTCCAGCGGCCGGCCGCGCGCgagttcatcgtcttcgtcgcccGCACCGTCGCGCTCCgcaccgccgccggcagccgccaGACCGTTCAGCACGAAG AGTACAAGGTGCATTGCTACAACCCGAGCGGCCTCTGCGCCGTCATCTTCACCGACGACCACTACCCCGTCAGAAGCGCCCACTCCGTCCTCATCAAG GTTCTCGAGGAGTACCAGAAGAACTTTGGAGAGTCATGGAGGACAGCGGAAGAGGATGCCACCCAGCCCTGGGGATATCTGGATGACGCCCTCACGAGATACCAG GATCCTGCAGAGGCTGACAAGTTGCTAAAAATTCAGAGGGACTTGGATGAAACCAAGATTATTCTC CATAAGACCATTGACAGCGTGCTGGAAAGAGGCGAACGGTTGGATAGCCTAGTAGCGAAGAGTTCAGACCTAAGTGCTGCTTCACAG ATATT